The Topomyia yanbarensis strain Yona2022 unplaced genomic scaffold, ASM3024719v1 HiC_scaffold_294, whole genome shotgun sequence sequence ACCTTGTGTGTATGGAAGCTTTGTGTTTTACAGGTTGGCCAGTTTATGCTTTTTTATTATCTCGAAACCCTAGGTGTATCTCGGTCACGGCGCATACTTGAAACGGTTATTGTCTTTTTCGTAGTTAGAATATATTCTTCGGACGTCACATTTGGCAAGTAATTAGCAGTTGAGGAAAGAAAAGCACGGGAGTGTCAATTTTATAAGGAGGAGAGTCTCCAGGAGAGAATTTTGCGAATAGTTCAATCGCATGAAGGTTTCGTGAAATCCCGATCCTACTTAGCCAGCTATCATTGTGGCATGGGTGTTATTAAACGATATATGCAAAATGGTgctaattttattgaaaaatgtatCAGTTCACCATGCGCTGCACCAACTGAGCTTCCTGATTAAAAAAATAGCCGTTCagataaaatatttttgtattcgTACTAGCTGATGTAATAAGAAAATCAATTCCTGAAATATAGTGGTCGCCGCAAAGAGACTTTCCAAAGAAGTTCTATTCCTGGACAACCGAGTTTAATTTTCGGTGCAGCGAGGCTACGACGGTCCCGAGTATCGAACGTTACGCGCCGCCTTCGAATGAGGTGGTAGTGGTAGTGGGCTATGAATAACTGTAACTCATATTGGATTaatccgatcttgatgaaattttcaGAGAATTACCCTCAATGCCTGAACTTTCAGAATATTAAGCTAAAAATTTAGCAAGAATAAATGCCCCATATCTAATAATTGATACTACTAAATGGACGGTCTATATATAATACTATACTTTGAAGTATATATAATACTATACTTTGAATTCGGTAAAAAGCCATATTAAACAGTATCAAAACGATGAACAttagttttagttttttttagttagttttttaGTTCAACTAAtcagaaaatcatgaaaataggtTGGCAGAACAGTATTATAATGCAACATGAGGTCAATCTATGTCACCTCTATTCACCTCTGATGCAGAACTCCTGTCCCTTACCTTCCCGCGGTTCCAACCGGTGTACAGGCCACCTTTTACCGTTTTTGCGTAAACTCGGGAGTGGGTCCGGTTCTTTTTCCAGTTCGTTCGCTATCAGTTCGTTCACTTCGATAGGTTAACGGATTGGAGCCTGTCTCAGTTTCGTTTTGAGCGGGAGTggcattagtgaagatcggctagggtctgtggtcgtatgctgacagggataGGGGATAAACGACGCGCGCGTGAAACTGCTAGTGTGCCTTGCAGAATGAATCTTTTGGTACATTTAATGGTTATTTTGGGCAGCTCAAAATAATTTCTTGGTTTCCTTTTGTAGGTTCGGTTTGTATACAACCctcgattaatattttttctcaataaATAGTTGTTAGGAAATCATCCCCAATAAGACTTTATTCTGACTAGTACCGATGATCACGGGTCACTACGTACTGAAAAGTCACCGCGTctgttttcataaatttaattttaagttccgttattgctaacaagcccgggCATCAGAttaacgatcctttgtatttcatttcaatgttcaatattatcgttcgtatatatgtatttcacaaacaatccgatatggaaaataggaaatactgtatcgatttagttggctattttcggcaaatttgatactaagagaaacgaaagcaatgaaattgaaagacggataggtattctagagcgaatcagttagaaacttagaacagaaaactaggactaggcaggttcatatggacatgatcgaaaggaaaagtgaagaattctttaccttctgctaagtaggagatGGGCGtcgcacccaagtctaccgcatggtctatggtagaacataactcatcatcatgttttaccggtaaaacatgatgatgagttatgctcTACCATAGaacatgcggtagacttgggtacaacgcccaaatcctacttagcagaaggcaaagaattcttcacttTTCACCTATGAAAGAGTCTTATGAGTCGTCTACCTTCCCCTAAGTAGGtgaagcatcaacacttcccgtctaccttatcctttatacTTTCCCATGAACGATGGACATGGGGGCTGCCGGTAATGAAGgttatcatgctgttgaggttttaatatgggtcggattggtatgaattcctacttgccacttcctaagcaactttttcaaataatcagcaactattagataatcagcagtcaaacatgatgaagtcagtgtgcgattcgccaaaatcatcgtcaaaaCGGAATTAATCTGAAAATCATGAGAATTGTTTTGAGTGAGATTTTCAAAAGTTTGCAAATGAAAACGGGCGATGGtaagctattttcgtccgcgtcccttaacacatatttttattaagtgattcatcagcagtgctctCTTTGAAAATTAACTACCTTACTtgtgcaactaattttttccgatctttttatAATGCAAATAATAAAGCAGTcttcattttgttattcataattttaaatgttctttgatttgatggaatccgccggttgatgccaatcgagctaacatttctttagactgagcaaactaatttctttgtttgtttagtgtttatttgaccaactaggaaactaatccactggaTATTTAATGCgagtggggaatacgcatgatcttgtctgagtgaacGATGACATTTAAATTATGTATGAGGATTGAGAATTGATCATTCGCGGGAAGAATTCAAACCCGGCTACTAACTTTCGGCAGTCATATTAGCAGGAagacaaatgttttattgtcatattcattggtttactATAATAATATTGTAGCTTGATTATTAACTCAAAAGGTGACAAGTTTGtttcttttctttctttttcttaGCAATCTTGTTATAGTTATAGCGTCAAAACACCGCACACGAGTCATTGGTTGTATATCCGACACACAAAGTCATTTAAATTGAATCAATAgagtaaatgaaataaatatgaatgtgaataaaataaataaaatgaataaaataaataaaataaataaaataaataaaataaataaaataaataaaataaataaaataaataaaataaataaaataaataaaataaataaaataaataaaataaataaaataaataaaataattaaaataaataaaataaattcaagaattaaataaattaagtaaagaaaagaaaaaaatggatgcactaaaaaaataaatgaaatcaaTATTATAAAACCGATTTGGTCCACCCTCCAGTGAGGTGAGACATTTCTTGCAGATAtaactgttggatcattcattagtttgaagAACCCATGCGAAGATGGCACCCAAATAGAGATGAGACGAGTACATTTTTGAGTCATACACGAATAAAACTTCGaagaactgaataaattatagaaaatcaataaaacaaatataaattaaaaataataatgtaaattaaaacaaacaaaaaaattatcaatttcaTGAAATGGGTAGaatgattaaggggttacaccattGTAGAGCACGTAAAAATGGgcatatttcgagaatttttcttGGTGCAATTAAGAGGTGAATTGAGATATtgttaaatgggatttataacataagtaatgaatcacacaaaataattttttagagcaatttcatcacaagatggcggctgtgcagcatttTTTGCCATGTAAGTTTTTTTAGAATGGGTCCACAGCCGGAAaactatctcccgtaatttctgACCTAGAATCAAAAATTAAAGTTTTTTCTGATTCCATGTGTCAATAGCAAgcgattttttcgatattttatttTACGCGAAATAGCGCACTTTTGAGTTTAAAAATGCCGAAAATTTTATACAAATTGACACAAAATTGTTAATTAAAAAAGTCCGTACGTCGCTGTAGAAATAAAATCCTGCGTACGTAGCTGGAGACATCGATTTTGATcatgctgtgaaaatttcaaaacgatcaaaaatcgtttgttcgagttacatttccggccagttcaaaaaaaaagtaatttcgagaaaaacggggtTAAGATTTTCAGTACACACGGGATATACATAACAGGGGTTGCGGCAAATTGAACatttgaatatttatgtattgttttcgtcttctatgttttgggatatcatttttaacatcctacagcacattttagactaataaatagaaaatcgatgttttttaaaattctacagtggtgtaactccttaatataaatcaaatttatagaataaataaatcaaattagttcagctcAAATTAAAATTGGACATTAttacaaaaaagttataatattaatataattaattaaattgtttcaaactagaaaatggattaaatgaataaaaagaatgactAAAGAGAtttaataatattaaaaaaacgaagaaactgaataaaatatatgaactggaaaaaataagaaaataatgaaatgaataaaatatatgaaatgaataaaatgagtgaaatgaataataggaataaaacaaaaaaatatttatgtattgttttcgtcttctatgttttgggatatcatttttaacatcctacagcacattttagactaataaatagaaaatcgatgttttttaaaattctacagtggtgtaactccttaatataaatcaaatttatagaataaataaatcaaattagttcagctcAAATTAAAATTGGACATTAttacaaaaaagttataatattaatataattaattaaattgtttcaaactagaaaatggattaaatgaataaaaagaatgactAAAGAGAtttaataatattaaaaaaacgaagaaactgaataaaatatatgaacttgaaaaaataagaaaatatggaaatgaataaaatatatgaaatgaataaaatgagtgaaatgaataataggaataaaacaaaaaaatgaatgataaaattaacaaaacaaacaaaatgaatagtATGGATGAAATTAattctttcatgcccaactttttttagtgcatatagggttccaagatcgtgaatataataaacaaaatgaaaaaatgatcaaatgaaCAAGCAGCTAAAAACTAAcagaataaaatgattaaaatgacaAACGttctaaaaatagaaaaaattaaattgtgtcTAATTAATATTCTGGATGAAATGGATAcgagcgaaaaaaaattattccgaTTAttcaaaagaagaaataaaattaattaatggATAAAATGCGTGAACcggaaaaatgaataaaatgcagaacttgaaaaaagtgaataaaataagttgacTGATActaatagaatgaataaaatgaataaactgatcagaaggAATCCAAaggatgaaacgaataaaatagaataaatatttaaaattagtcaaatacttaaaatgaataaaataaacaaataaaatccgTGAAATGAATGAACTGGTATAAAATGAGTATGTAGAATGAAGTTTGGAAGTTAATATACAATGCGCTTTCTAGCGTAttataaattatattatattatttataAATCTATTATATTATAAATCTATTTTATCCctactaggtgaattatttGATGATCTGAGTATTTATATATCGCCAAACATCTACCTCACGActgaacgcaatgcttaatcTAACGGGTAAATACATCGTctcgggacaaattttcactttgaaaTTAACTTgcatatttaatttattattgtatattttactatgatattaaaaattaatttagttTTGCTCCAAAAATACCAGTAAAGTAATAATCTTTATGTAACGGTCGTATTttcaattattgaaaatatgGCAAGTGAGgaataaaaacataaaatattgaATCGTCCGTGAACGATTTTCAACGATCTGTGGCTTGTTAGAAAGttatttttattagttttctaCTAGCATGCGATTAGCGTAAATTAGTTATTTGTTTAAAACATCTCGTGTATTGACAAGATCACCCAAGTAAACAACATCTAAAAACAGAAATAATAATGTCAAATTATCACATTAGgcattccatttgagactatTTTCATTACGATCGGTTCTGcaattgctgagataattacatgatatTAGTGCACATATATActtatacacacatacagacattgtcgcAATTTATCGAGCTGAGTctattggtatataagactcggtccTCTGAGCCCCGAAAAAAGCTTTCAAAGTTTGAACCCTGTATAACATAATGTAGGTTAATGTAGGCTGAGCTTTATACGTGTTGCGTTTTGTTCGCAATCGTGATTACCAACTGAAAAGCGGTTTTTAGACAACACGCTCTAACTTTTGTTTCTGACGGCGCCGGttgttgagtggtaagcgtgaccgccactcattctagttggcctgggttcaattccagccgaggtcgttgagatttttctgaggtgaaaaaatctgggatcacgtcttccttcggaagggaagtaaagccgctggtccccggtctatgagtttggtggatcgatatctagtccagatagtggcgTCGGtaaaagaagaagtagatccaacttctatactcttactaacaaaaaaaaacatcctcctgctgtgatacttgtggagtgcgcagtagtatatacggcctctagcaaaagcaagtatcggactaaccattccttccctttccttccgcgatctacgttcgggcctggccggcgtcggtattgatcaataagcactttaggattaccagatgATTCCGCTAATCCTTAATCCGCTAATCcttacttattctctgtgcaacttaagctagtccagatcgataacggagtagcagccaggggtggtcgcacaagctcaagctcaacacGCTCTAAATTTTGAGAGGTACCGACGCCACCACACGACATGCGCGGCAGTACCATTTGGCGTGGCTCCGCGCATCCCTTTTCCTGAACGGATAGTCCAAAACTATTCAAAGTATAATTTTCAAGCTCACAACTGATGTGAGGATCGAATGCCGTTTTTTTAACTACAACATCATCAACGTGCATTGCCCATGCCGTGTGAGACCTGTGGACGAGTTGGAGCATGTCTAGTATAGCTACCCATAGCGGGGATAGGGCGCGAGGCAATGTGCAAACCGGTGGCCGGATCAGACAGTCTGCACGCCGTTACGAATGATAACGGCGAACAATGCGTTAACTTCACAGCTTCTTGAGCAATCGGGTATCTTCTAGGAGATCACCTGATCATTAGATCGTTTGTCCAATTGACCTCATTCTAATCAACGGGGAATTTTTCTCGGGCATCACAAACCTTCACAACCATCGCAGTGCGAACAAAGATTCGGATCACTACCTGGTGTTAGCGCTTAAAACTATTGTCGGTGTAATTAAGATTCTTAAGACAGATTTCTTCTGTTAAGAGGGTTAATTGTGACTTCCCACAAAGTCGTTCAACagccttttgattttttaaatccttgtGTACAACACGGATGTCGAGGCTCAACATCGAGCAGTTACGAAACGAACATGTTGCATAGGAATACACACAGCATTTGTAGACAGTGCTACCAGCGGAAGAGCAGCTTGATGCAGCTACTCTTAAGGTGGGCTAGAGTAACGAACGGACCGTCGAAGTCCACCAACGAGGGATCGATGGGTGAATGCAGTAGTATGATGAATAACTAAATGGCGAAGCTGTAGACGATGAAAGTAGCGTAAGAACTAGCCCGGGGACGGGTGCAGCCGACGACAGATTACTATCACTGAATACTGGGTGATTTCGAAGATTTAGGAGAAGGAGACTTGCCTGGAGGATTATATGAAGGGAGTAGTGTGCCTCATCTGATTTCACAAATTTATTGTCGCCGCCTATCACCATTAGCAAGAAAGTTCGCAGCACACTATCAAGTGGATTTCACTGGAGTTCTACGACACTACGGACAAAGCCGCGGATCATACAACCGATTAGCTATGGcaattaaggttcaactgaaaaagcttggaaaagcggccatctaggaaaaagaaaaaaaacagtttcctACCACACAGTTGTAAAACTCTTCACGAAAATCAATCAATAGTACTCTACTAATGTcccgaatacattgattcattgtcacgaaaaaatttccaacagtttgcgaaaaactgttttttcgttttcgccgctttttgaggcgttctcagttgaacTCTAATGCGCGGGTTCGATCATGAatgtatcgtgtgaatcgtGTAAAGTGTAAGGtccgagtatcagggacactctcgagtccttTTGAATCTCGGAAACGGCACTGTGAGAGCAAGCGTTTCGAAGGGACACACATTACTTCTTAATACAACAAAGGAATCACGGCCTTAAACTGAATGTTAAAGTGAGGTAATTCTTTTCATAAGTAGCTAGCAGACTGGCTAGATACTAAATAGATAGATACTAAAACCAAAAATTGCACTCAATTTATGCATTCGGTTAAATCGGTATTGATGATCCAATAGTGCAGAGGTTCTGATTTTGCCGACAAAATCATAGCGAAATacaaacatttttcaatgtaaTTTTTGAGTAATTTCAATAAGATTGTTTTGCAATTTTGTTATCAACAATTTGTCCAAAGCGAAAGATCGATTGTGCACAAAAATCCAGCCAATTTGGAAGTTAAGGATTGATGATGACAAATGgtatttcaaatcaaattttgCAATACTGATCAAGATTCGCACATTCTTTTGGCCCTCCCTAAATCTCTTGGATGATACAATTTTCGGTTAAGAATGCCATGATTTCCAGTGCACTTATGCCACATGGGCCAGTAAAATGTCACTAGATCGTGGTGGTGAAAAATTCTTCCTTCGCGATGAAGTTGTGGTGCGCAACCAAATCGACAGTGCGTGGGTTATAATCCATGGGAACGTATTCGATATTACGAGTCTGTTCGACGCTAACTCAAGCTCTCTCAAAAAGGTAAACGAAGTGATTAAGCATGATTAATGAGCTTCGCAATTTGCCATTCGATTtggttgaagtttttttttgcattcctAGGTTCATCAATTGCTTCTCGCTCTGGCCGGTAAAGACTTGAGCGTTTACTTTGATACACAACGGCGACCGGTGTATCGAATCAGTAAGGATGGCGCTAGGGTTCCTGTTTTTCCACCGGTGAAAATACGAAACAGTGCCACAGGCGAATATTGGTGGAATGATCGAAGTTTATTGATAGGGAAGATTACAGCTCAGGAAAGAAAAATTCGGGTAGTGAATAATGTAACATTTCAGCAGTGCAATTTGGTGGTGTGCGAAGAGGACACCATTGCAGAAATTCGGCGAAAGTTTCTTCGATTTAATGACAATGGTTTTAATTACCGCTGGAGATCGAATATTAATTTGGTAAATAATTTTTCGCGTTCTGGTTCAATGGCGAATCCCTCGCTAATGATATAATTACGAACAGTAACAGTAATATCAGACCCCCATTCCAGACTGACACAGCGGCTGATTTACAACTTGATAGGACGTTGACGGGGAATGGAATTATTTACGATCGCTACCCACCGGCGCCCCTCATTTGGTTATTTTATCAGATTCCGGATGGAAGTGAAGCAGAAGAAACCACACCGTCAGCGCCTGCCAACAACAGTCGACCAGCAGCTCAGGTAGCAAATTGAAGAATGGCGTTCGGCCGGAAGTTCATCTGTGAAGGGGTAAACGTTACAATTTCACTATCTCTGGTGAACGAGGGTGGCCGAGTTGAACGAAAAAGACAAAAGACCCACTAAGCAATTACATTAGCGGTTGGGAAAGTGCGGGAAAGAAatgatttcaaaatttaaatataaTAGACATTCTTGAAATTCTTCCGACGACCTCGCCTTTGGTTATAGCACACAGTTCCTGCTTTTTGAACACCTTGCTTGCCGCTAAGCTGCGGGCGGGAGTTGTTCTCACGCCATTGCGATGCATTTACACCGTATTTTGATTGTTTAAAGTTCAGGTAGCTCCCGGTGCGCGGATGAGGATATTTTTTTCGTAGAAACCGAATAAATTTATTGCAAATTAATAGCTGGCAATGCGTCTGTTTATCGGTTAGGCTATGCAGCTCTCAAAAATAATGTCATCAATTCTATCGATTTAGAGGGAATGCAAAAAACTTTTTCGTCGTGGGAGGTTTGGAATGCATTTTTGGTGAAGGTTTTGGCCATCGTCCGCGGTTACGGTTAGAGATAATATACTGTTGCACAATCCCGATCAGAAAATcggaacaaaaatctcccaagcaaccaaaagttcgtataaaggagctgcataagcttctcgttttaagtaattttgcaatacgttttatgttATAATAGCGGtttaagcagctttcaagtcccaataaagcttaagcagcttgaaagttcgcgtagaactttatgtgaactttaaagtgtgctttttaagtattatccgaacttctggttgcttgggcTGTCAATGATATATGTTATAGAGCCCTAGTTTGCAATGTGATGGAATGCTTTTTCGAACCAATGTGATTTGCATTCTCATTAACGACAGCAATATTACACACGAGCCGGATTAGATTTAACCACAATCAAATTATTATGtgcattgttttgaaaattaatgaagAATTAGTAATATTCTAACACTTTTTACCACCAACGCGACCAGATTTATAAGactgtttgaaacaaaaattgcgttctgctataactttgaattttttttttgggaactaCGATAATACAAATAAATAACTCGTCGTGTAACAAACCAACTAAAATAGAGACGTCTTCATACTATCTGATGTGCTCTTTCTAGTGGAAACGTATGGAGTTAAATTCTTGTTTCCTATTCTTCAGACCACAATAATTACGTCCGTAAATTCGCCGAGAGCCAGCTCGACGTGGTCGGAAGCTATGCGCCTGTAGTTTACCGgatgtactgtttacatgactAGGGGCTTATTATCCACAACGTACACGTCTAtaccaaataaataaatgaatatgtGAGTTTGGCGCGGCTTATTAAGTTTCAGAACAACGCAAAAGAGGCAATATCTATTAGAAAGGGAGAAGAACGCCGACCGCACATCGAGAAGACTCGCGACAATTCAATAAAACCACGTGCCCGGAAATAGCGAAAGAATGGGCCACTATGGGCGCGTGCCTATGAAGTATGCACAGTTTGCCTCTCGATCTCCCCCTTtctgaaataataataattgataATTGACTACATGCATGGGGTTGAAGTATGCATCATATATCGCGTTCATCGAACCGCGATACACAGTTTTATCATCCTCAGCTGCAGTTTCAAGTGCTTTTATTTGATCTGGTGGAAATCGATCATATTTGCTGTCACTCAAGTTTGTTAGAAAGTAACACCCTAGGTGAAGTTATTTTTGGTGTTAATTTGTTTTACGTTAATCCCGGACGCACTGCACCTAATCAATCAATTTACTGAATTGAGTCAGACAGCACGATGTCATCGATCCGATCCAAATTTCGTTACAAATTCTCCGTGGTAACATGTGCATCACTACTTGTCTCGTGTTGATGATGCGGGTGTCGGCCAAGGAAATGATATGAGCAGGAATATCCCGTTTTATGAAACAATAGATGGAGGTGTGTCGTTCTGTCAAATACCACACGGATAGCTATTTGATGTAAATaaaacactatgctatatttcaccctaaggaggaaaatttggtaaaaaccaaaatttctcactagggtgaaaatttgttggtaaaaaccagtctttgtacaggagggcacaaatccttatttcatactatgttgcgtttcggcttcgcctcatcagaaaccgacactaacacattgtcggaatagattagcgccggcttgacgcaaatcccttaaaactaaaacacactatgtgtttcaatcaaacgactgatcaaacgtgatgtcccgttcaagcagaagttctgtttatgccgatgagacacaagtgaagccgaaacttgtcttggcttagcaggcctatgcgaaagcactatgctatatttcacccagagtgtatgtaaggagagtgaagacaactgtcatgattatccatcagtgatattccaaacgaacaaacgacctgtcaaaatacatgaatttgactcgtttggaatgacactgacaagtaataattgttccaattttgacagtgtcgtcactctccttatatgcactcagatttcaccctaaggaggaaaatttggtaaaaaccaaaatttctcactagggtgaaaatttgttggtaaaaaccagtctttgtacaggagggcacaaatccttatttcatactatgttgcgtttcggcttcgcctcatcagaaaccgacactaacacattgtcggaatagattagcgccggcttgacgcaaatcccttaaaactagcataggcctgctaagccaagacaagtttcggcttcacttgtgtctcatcggcataaacagaacttctgctcgaacgggacatcacgtttgatcagtcgtttgattgaaacacatagtgtgttttagttttaagggatttgcgtcaagccggcgctaatctattccgacaatgtgttagtgtcggtttctgatgaggcgaagccgaaacgcaacagtatgaaataaggatttgtgccctcctgtacaaagactggtttttaccaacaaattttcaccctagtgagaaattttggtttttaccaaattttcctccttagggtgaaatatagcatagtgctttcgcataggcctgctaagccaagacaagtttcggcttcacttgtgtctcatcggcataaacagaacttctgctcgaacgggacatcacgtttgatcagtcgtttgattgaaacacatagtgtgttttagttttaagggatttgcgtcaagccggcgctaatctattccgacaatgtgttagtgtcggtttctgatgaggcgaagccgaaacgcaacatagtatgaaataaggatttgtgccctcctgtacaaagactggtttttaccaacaaattttcaccctagtgagaaattttggtttttaccaaattttcctccttagggtgaaatatagcatagtgctttcgcataggcctgctaagccaagacaagtttcggcttcacttgtgtctcatcggcataaacagaacttctgctcgaacgggacatcacgtttgatcagtcgtttgattgaaacacatagtgtgttttagttttaagggatttgcgtcaagccggcgctaatctattccgacaatgtgttagtgtcggtttctgatgaggcgaagccgaaacgcaacatagtatgatagtaaataaaacgcttttaattcacctagcagtgtgatgagacatttcttataactcttagaaCTCTCTCTTCTGATATTATATCTATCAAATTAGCATGG is a genomic window containing:
- the LOC131695126 gene encoding cytochrome b5 domain-containing protein 1-like yields the protein MSLDRGGEKFFLRDEVVVRNQIDSAWVIIHGNVFDITSLFDANSSSLKKVHQLLLALAGKDLSVYFDTQRRPVYRISKDGARVPVFPPVKIRNSATGEYWWNDRSLLIGKITAQERKIRVVNNVTFQQCNLVVCEEDTIAEIRRKFLRFNDNGFNYRWRSNINLTDTAADLQLDRTLTGNGIIYDRYPPAPLIWLFYQIPDGSEAEETTPSAPANNSRPAAQVAN